One Lampris incognitus isolate fLamInc1 chromosome 18, fLamInc1.hap2, whole genome shotgun sequence genomic region harbors:
- the LOC130128665 gene encoding ictacalcin-like has protein sequence MSSIASKRLTFICDDEDLWVSASPTTEAGFHVPVGCWTRTVAPVGSAEAIMSSGILKAMELLASTFYKYSKDEGDKHTLTKSEMKKLLKEEKLLNFENAGDPEAVEQFMKALDTNQDNTVDFAEYVTMITALTILCDPKFGQ, from the exons ATGTCGTCGATTGCGTCGAAGCGCTtgaccttcatctgtgatgatgaAGATCTTTGGGTCTCAGCTAGTCCGACAACTGAAGCGGGTTTCCACGTTCCAGTTGGCTGTTGGACTCGGACTGTGGCTCCTGTCGGCAGTGCAG AAGCCATCATGTCGTCTGGGATACTGAAAGCCATGGAACTCCTCGCGTCCACCTTCTACAAGTACTCCAAGGATGAAGGTGACAAACACACCCTGACCAAGTCAGAGATGAAAAAGCTGCTTAAAGAAGAAAAGTTACTGAATTTTGAG AACGCTGGTGACCCGGAAGCCGTGGAACAATTCATGAAGGCGCTGGACACGAACCAAGACAACACCGTGGACTTCGCGGAGTACGTCACAATGATTACTGCCCTCACTATCTTGTGCGATCCAAAATTCGGGCAGTAG
- the LOC130128666 gene encoding protein S100-A4-like, whose amino-acid sequence MPSGVQQAMDLLIKTFYKYSGAEGDKYTLSKSELKDLLRNELGEMLGKTNDKAAVDKIFADLDSNKDNSVDFKEYVIMVSCLTVLCNEFFTSKK is encoded by the exons ATGCCGTCTGGGGTACAGCAAGCCATGGATCTCCTCATCAAGACCTTCTACAAGTACTCTGGGGCTGAGGGTGACAAATACACCCTGTCCAAGTCAGAGCTGAAAGATCTACTTCGTAATGAACTGGGAGAGATGCTTGGG AAAACCAACGACAAGGCGGCAGTGGACAAAATCTTTGCCGACCTGGACTCAAACAAAGACAACAGCGTGGACTTCAAGGAGTACGTCATCATGGTTTCCTGCCTCACTGTCTTGTGCAACGAATTCTTTACTAGCAAGAAATAG